GTCTGGCGCGAAACACCCACTCTCTCTGCCAGCTCTTGCTGACTGATGTCGTTCCGCTCGAAGCGGTACTTCCTGAGATTGGTTTTCATGCATCGCCTGTGTTCGTGGGATGGGACACCCGAAAGATAACTGGCTGAACCGCAAATGTCAAGGTGACTTTACATATTGTAAAGTATAATGTACACATTTGCCGAATATTATTGAATTTTGGCATTTTTGGTGAGAGTTCGGGGACGGGTTTCTCGTGAAAGGGGCGGGTAGAGGTGGGCAGAAGGAGAAGGCCGGGCACATGGGGGCGTCCGGCCTTTCGAATGAGTTGCATGAGGAACGTGAGGACGCTCCTTCACATCGTCCGGTGTGCCCCGGTCAGAGGTTTCCGATCCTGCTGATAAGCCTGATCCACACGTCGGTCCCGCTTGCACCATTGGTCATGATCACGATCCCCGAACCTGTGGCAGGGTTGAACTGGCTGAAGCATCTGAACCCTGATCCGTTCGAACCACCGTGATGAATGATATCACCCTGGCCGGTCGTGTTGATCGCCCATCCGAGTCCCCAGTACACCGCCGTGGCGCGTGCACGGCCCGGGCGTTCGATGGGCTCGCGCGCGGAGACGGGGACCTGATGTGCGAGCATGGCTGCGGTGGAACGTGGTGTGAGAACACCGGCACGTGAGCCGGGATGCATCAACGCAATGATGAACCGAGCATAGTCGGCAGCCGACGTGTACAGCGTGTACGCGGCGTTGGCGTGCGTGTACGTTGTGGTGGTGTTGTACTTCCCATCCGCGGCGTGCCCTCCGGCAATGAGTCCGGCAATGTCTTCATTCCACGTGAACGAGATGTGCCGGAGACCGAGGGGTGCGAACAGCTCGCGCCTGGCCAGGATTTCGATCGGTTCGCCGGTGATCTTCTCGATCACCTGCTGCAGATAGTAGATCGCTTCGCCGGAGTAGCCGAAGTGCGATCCCGGCGGGAAGTTCACGGGAAGCGGACCGTCACGTTCATCACCTCCCCGCCGCCAGTTGGGAAGGCCAGAAGTATGCGACAGTGCCATCCGGGCCGTGATGCGTTCATGGCCGGGTTGTCCCCGCAACGAAGGGAGGTCGAGGTACTGGACGAGCGGCCGGTCGAGGTCCAGCTTCTTCTGTTCAACGAGTCGGAGCGCCATGACCGCCAGGACGGGTTTGGACATGGAACACGCTTCGAACATGGTCGACTCCGTGACGGCCTGTCCGTTCATCACGTTCGCTACGCCGTACTGGTGCGACCACACCACGGACTTCTTCTGGATGAGGGCAACAGACACTCCGGGTACGTGTGCCTCGCGCATCAGCCGGGGAGTGAGCGTGTCGATGAGAGCCGCGATGGAGTTCCAGTGTTGCTGGGCCACTGCCGGGGCATCGATATGGTCCAGCGCAAGCGATGCGGCAGTCCGCACATCCTGATCGGCATCGCTGAGCGCTGCGAGCAGCGCAGGCACTGCTTCCCGTGCGGGTGCTCCGATGCGGCCGAGCGCATGGGCTGCACCGTAGCGCACATCAGCATTGTCGTCCGCAAGGGCAGCGCCGAGCACCGTGGCGGCGGGCGCGGCCGCTGGCCCCATGTTTCCCAACGCGATCGTTGCTGCGTTGCGTGATGGATGATCGGCCCTCCGGAGCACCTCGAGCAATGCAGGAAGCGCGGGTGTGCCGATCGAAGCCAGCGCACGTGCGGATCTCCCGACCACGTACGGGTCGGCGTCAGAGAGACAATGGGCCAGAGCGGAGACCGTCTGCGGGCTGCCGGTTGAGATCACGCCGAGAGCAATGGCGGCCTCTTCGCGGACACGTGCGCTGCTGTCGGTGAGTGCACGGGCAAGCGCTTGCTCCGCGGGGCGTGCAGCTGTCCCGATCTTCCCGAGCGCGATGGCCGATCCTGCACGAACCGTGGCGCTGGTATCGGCGAGCCCGGCGGCAAGAAGCGGGATGGCCTCCCTGCCTGCCGAGGCAAGTGCGGTGATGGCCGTCCATCGCACGCTGGCATTCCGGTCGCCGAGCAGCGCGCGAGCTGTGCCACGTCGCTGCCGGGCTGCTGCGCGATCGCGCATTCATGGAAGGGAAGTATCACGAGCAGGAGAACGGCGGGGAGCATGCGGTGGAGAGTCACGATCATGTCATCCTACAATACGTTGTTGGGGGAAGGGGGCGCACGGTCCTGGTACCCCTATGGCCCGATGATACGGTCGATCAGATCCGCGTGAATGCTTCAAGACCCTTGAAGTATCGCTCGTAGGCGAAGAGGATGGGAAGCCCACCCGTATGAATGAAGACCGTCGGGATGGCCCGGTCCAGAACACCGGTCCGGGCAAGGTCCATCAACCCTGCCATGGCCTTCCCCGTGTACACCGGATCGAGGAGCACACCTTCGAGGCGGGCGGCACTGATGATGGCTTCGCGGGCCGATGGTGTGAAGACGCCATACTCTTCGTGATAGCGGTCGTACGCTTCGACCGCCTCGCGTCCGGGCACGTCCTCAGCGTCGAGGATGCCCGCGCATTCCCGCATGAGCTCCGCGGTTCGCTCTGCGATCTTTGCCGAGGTCCGTGATACGCTGATGCCGATCACGCGCGCCTCCGGCAGGAACATGCGCGCGCCAAGGATCGTACCGGCGAGCGTGCCGCAGGAGCCGACGGCGAGGACGATCTGGATCGGGCCGGTGCCGCATTGCCCGGCGAGTTCGTGCATCGCCCTGACGTACCCGAGTGCGCCCACACCCGTGCTTCCTCCTATGGGGAGGGTGAACGGCCTGCGTCCGGCCCGTGCGAGCTCGGCGGCCCAGGCATCCATCTCGCCCGCTAGCGCATCGTTGTCGTCGTTGTCCCTGAGATACCGGATCTCCGCTCCCAGGATATTCTCCAGAAGGAGGTTCCCCTGATATTCCTGGACTTCCGGGCCACCGAGGACCAGCTTCACATCGAGTCCGAGCTGGCGCGCAGCGGCCGCGGTCATGCGGGCGTGGTTGGACTGGGTACCGCCGATGGTAAGGACGACATCGTACTTGCCGCTGACGATCCCGGCGAAATCATACTCGAGTTTACGGGCCTTGTTCCCTCCCATCGCGAGGCCTGTCTGGTCATCCCGTTTGATCAGGAGCCGGGTGAGTCCGCAGTGCTTCGCCAGCCGGGGCGCATCCTGGAGCGGCGTCGGTTGGACCGAGAGTATGATCCGGGGGATGGAGTCGAGGGAATGCATGGTCGGGTCGAATACCTGATACTAAGGAATTCGGACGGGAGTGTCAACGTCAGCATTGGACTCGAGGTAGTGATGAGGCAACGGGCGTCACCGTGTGAGGACCATTTTCCTCGTCTGCTCAAATGAACCTGCCCGCAGTCTGTACAGGTAGATCCCAGAAGCAAGCCCGGCCGCGTCGAGCGTGGCTTCGTAGCTTCCGGCGCTGACGGTCGAGTCGACGAGGACGCGGACCTCATGGCCGAGAAGATCGAAGACCGAGAGCCGGATCGCGGATGCGACGGGGATCTCATAGCGGATGGTGGTCGTTGGATTGAACGGGTTCGGGAAATTCTCGGAGAGCGAGAACGCACGCGGAAGCGCGGAGGAGCCCGTGTCGGTGGCCGGGCCAGTGATGCGATACAGGCGTCCGGTGCCGTACGATACGACATAGAGCTCACGTTCACGGTCCTGGGCGAACGATGAAACGGTATACGGAGCATCGAGCAGGAGCGCATTCGTTGCGGGCTGCGTTCCATTCAGTGTCAGGGCCCATATGCGACCACTGGCATAATCCGCATAGACGTACCGTCCCCTCAATGAAGGAATGGCATTCCCCCGGTAGACATACCCTCCGGTGATCGAGACATCGCCCGATCCCCGTCCGTAGTCCCAGAGTGGCAGGATGGTTCCGGCAGTATCCCTGCAATCAGGATTGACGTTCGGGGTACAGATCTTGCCTTCCATCACGCGCCACCCGTAATTGCCCCCGGCAACGATCGTATCGATCTCCTCGCGTGCCCCCTGGCCGACATCGCCCGCCCAGAGCGTGCCGGTGAGTGCGTCGAAACTGAACTTCCAGGGATTGCGCAGGCCGTAGGCATAGATCTCCTTGCGATACCCCTGGGAGTTGCTGGCGAAAGGATTGGTGGGGGGGATCGTGTAGTTATACGGGAGCGTGGAGGAGTTGACATCGATCCGCAGGATCTTCCCCAGAGCGGTCGTCAAGGATTGGCCGTTGTTCTGAGGATCATTGCCCGAACCGCCGTCCCCGAAGCTGATGTACAGATAGCCATCAGGCCCGAAGGCGATCTTCCCACCGTTGTGATTCTCGTAGGGCTGATCCACAGAGAGGAAGATCGTCTCGCTGGTCTTCACCGCAGAGTCGGGGTTGGTCGCACTCACGATGTAGCGCGCGATATAGCTCTTCAGTGACCCGGAGGAAGAACTGGTGTAGTCGACGAAGAATTGTCCATTCGTCGCGTATTGGGGATGGAATGCCAGTCCGAGCAGTCCGGTCTCGCTGCCCGTAGTGGACACCACGCCTGTCAGATCGAGGAAGAGGCGCCGTTGTGGACTCGCTGCTGCGGCATTGAAGACCCAGATCTTGCCCCGTTGTTCTACAACGAAGAGCCGGCCCGTCCCGTCGCCCGCAGAGACACATTCGATAGGGAGGGAAAATGACGGCAACGATGGGAATGCATCCGTGAGCGTGAGCTGCGCCGGGACCCGGGCCACAAGGAAAAGCATGCCCACCGCGGCAAGAGTGATGCGAATCAGCATTGTCGTCCCCCTTCGTATGATCGTTGTTGACGTTTACCGCATCAGGATCATCGTGCGCGTTTGCACGAACCCTCCCGCCGAGAGGCGGTAGAAGTAGATGCCCGTTGCAAGGCCGGCCGCTTCGAACCGGACCTCGTGATCCCCGGGTTCCTTCATCTCGTCCACGAGCGTCGCCACGTGCCGGCCGAGAAGATCGAACACCTGCAGTCGCGTCAGGATGGCTGTTCGTGTCCGCGCCCCCCCTCCACCTCCTACGGTGTACCTGATCACCGTCGAGGGGTTGAACGGGTTCGGATAGTTCTGGGCAAGGGCGAATGCCAGGGGAATGTCTCCAGTCTCTTCAACACCCGTTGGGTCTCCACCGTTCCAGGCACCAACGACGAATGCCGGCGAGACCGTCATGTCCGACGCATGACCCTGCTCGTCGACGACGCGGATCCGGAGATCGACCGCGGAAGAGTCCTTGCCCGTGCATCCGGCGAGAGAGGAAGTGAAGATCGTGCCGACGCCGGAGCCGCTTACACCGTTCGCTGACACCGTCAGGGGGATCCACGGTCCACTCCGGATGTTCCGGTAGAACACGCGCGTGGAGTCGATGACCGGGAGCGTTCCGGGCATGGGAAGCCGCGAGGAGAATCGCAACGACGGAGCACTTTCGTGTCCGGTACTGTCGGTCGGGAGACCATCCCCGCCGAGAACGGCGAACGAGGTGATGAACGGGGGGTCGGGCATCGCGTGTGCGAGGTTCACGGAGTTGGTCAACGTGACCGCGCCGCGGAAGCCGCGCACGAAATAATTGTCGGACGTCAGGACGAGGTGATGCCATGCGGCGGGCAGCGCGATCGGTTCCCGGGGGGCGATGATCGTGCCCGCGTGAACGGGCTGCCAACCGGCGTTGTACACGACGTAGGTGCCGCGCCTCGCATCGTGATACCGGTCCTCAAGAAGGCTGCCGCGGAAGTTCGGGCCGAATTGGATGGACGTCCCCGAGAGGTTGTTGTACGACAGGCTCAGGATATGCAGGGGCGCCCTTCCGAAGTGCATCGTCCCGCCGTTCGGGAAGGCGCTGATCACCGGCGAGCGTTGCGAGGGGAGTGATGCGAGGATGCTGTCATTGCTCACCGTGAGATAGCGCGTCGAGTAGTCGAGGACATCCGTCGAGAGATCGCTGGCATTGATGTGGAACGCGAGAGAGGTATAGTGCGCCGGATCCTGATGCCCCATCATGGAAAGATGCAGCCGCACTTCTTCACCCTGCGTCTGTATCGTATCGTAGTCGATCTGTACGGGGTTGAAGAATTCCTGTCCACCCATGGTCTCGATGGCGATGACATCCGCATAGAACTTTGCCATCGACGTCCCGGGTGGGAGCGTGAACGAAAGGAGTTGCTTCACATAGCCTGATCCCGATGGTGTGCGGATGCTGCTTGCCCCGATCCCGCGGAACGCCGCATACTGCGGAAGGACCACGCGCCCACCATCGCGCCAGTCGAAATGGCTCTCCACGGGAAGGAACGCGACCCGGGCGGAGGCGGGACTTATGGGGAGTGATGCCGATCCGGTCGGAAAACGTCCGTACAGAGCGTAGCCCGACGGGAGCGAAGCCACCAGCGTCCTCTGGGTGTGTTCTGTGGGGGGGAACGGTGCGCCTGTATCGTCCGTCCCCTGGAGTTGGACGGTATGGACCGCCTCCGCGGGATCGAAATGGAACGCAGCGCTGCCGGTGAACGGGAGTTGTTCGCGTACGATCAGTGCTCCCGTTCCGGGGAACGACACCAGGAAATCGTACGCGCCCGCCGTTGCGCCTGCGACCTGCACATGGAGCTTATCGATCCAGCGGACCTTGGGCCCGAGCTTCGGTGCGACGGGTAGGATGACGGAATTCTCTCCGGCACCGATGAACGAAGGACCCGGTGCAGCAAAGGAGAGGAGCATCTGAGACGTCCGGGCGAACGCCCACGGGATCCCGATGGTGTCTTTCGTTCCATTCAGGAAGACCAGTCCGTCGC
This DNA window, taken from Ignavibacteriota bacterium, encodes the following:
- a CDS encoding serine hydrolase, giving the protein MRDRAAARQRRGTARALLGDRNASVRWTAITALASAGREAIPLLAAGLADTSATVRAGSAIALGKIGTAARPAEQALARALTDSSARVREEAAIALGVISTGSPQTVSALAHCLSDADPYVVGRSARALASIGTPALPALLEVLRRADHPSRNAATIALGNMGPAAAPAATVLGAALADDNADVRYGAAHALGRIGAPAREAVPALLAALSDADQDVRTAASLALDHIDAPAVAQQHWNSIAALIDTLTPRLMREAHVPGVSVALIQKKSVVWSHQYGVANVMNGQAVTESTMFEACSMSKPVLAVMALRLVEQKKLDLDRPLVQYLDLPSLRGQPGHERITARMALSHTSGLPNWRRGGDERDGPLPVNFPPGSHFGYSGEAIYYLQQVIEKITGEPIEILARRELFAPLGLRHISFTWNEDIAGLIAGGHAADGKYNTTTTYTHANAAYTLYTSAADYARFIIALMHPGSRAGVLTPRSTAAMLAHQVPVSAREPIERPGRARATAVYWGLGWAINTTGQGDIIHHGGSNGSGFRCFSQFNPATGSGIVIMTNGASGTDVWIRLISRIGNL
- a CDS encoding D-cysteine desulfhydrase family protein, with protein sequence MHSLDSIPRIILSVQPTPLQDAPRLAKHCGLTRLLIKRDDQTGLAMGGNKARKLEYDFAGIVSGKYDVVLTIGGTQSNHARMTAAAARQLGLDVKLVLGGPEVQEYQGNLLLENILGAEIRYLRDNDDNDALAGEMDAWAAELARAGRRPFTLPIGGSTGVGALGYVRAMHELAGQCGTGPIQIVLAVGSCGTLAGTILGARMFLPEARVIGISVSRTSAKIAERTAELMRECAGILDAEDVPGREAVEAYDRYHEEYGVFTPSAREAIISAARLEGVLLDPVYTGKAMAGLMDLARTGVLDRAIPTVFIHTGGLPILFAYERYFKGLEAFTRI
- a CDS encoding PQQ-dependent sugar dehydrogenase, whose translation is MLIRITLAAVGMLFLVARVPAQLTLTDAFPSLPSFSLPIECVSAGDGTGRLFVVEQRGKIWVFNAAAASPQRRLFLDLTGVVSTTGSETGLLGLAFHPQYATNGQFFVDYTSSSSGSLKSYIARYIVSATNPDSAVKTSETIFLSVDQPYENHNGGKIAFGPDGYLYISFGDGGSGNDPQNNGQSLTTALGKILRIDVNSSTLPYNYTIPPTNPFASNSQGYRKEIYAYGLRNPWKFSFDALTGTLWAGDVGQGAREEIDTIVAGGNYGWRVMEGKICTPNVNPDCRDTAGTILPLWDYGRGSGDVSITGGYVYRGNAIPSLRGRYVYADYASGRIWALTLNGTQPATNALLLDAPYTVSSFAQDRERELYVVSYGTGRLYRITGPATDTGSSALPRAFSLSENFPNPFNPTTTIRYEIPVASAIRLSVFDLLGHEVRVLVDSTVSAGSYEATLDAAGLASGIYLYRLRAGSFEQTRKMVLTR
- a CDS encoding S8 family serine peptidase, which encodes MEFTEEPQFILSSHSSAAASAPRYLDRRAEFPADLNRQGITAFDLSPDRFYHKVFYGAALALRENDIRIVERLPYVKKIHRAKSYEAHLEKSLRQIHAREAWSAYAVKGSGVLVAIIDSGIDYLHPALGGGIGPGFTVTGGYDFVNHDPDPMDDNGHGTHVAGIIAANAGDLQGVAPLSRLLAYKVLNDRGRGREADILAAIERLADPDQNGDPSDRPDVVNMSLGSDYGDPDDALSTAVDNATRLGITFCISAGNAGRYTPYQGKEDNYYYTAMESVGSPGTARLAITVAAVDSLDRRAEYSSKGPAGGTFAIKPDVSAPGDMIWSLAPGGGYALKSGTSMASPMAAGIAALLRSRDKTLTPAAIKAILMNSARDLGLSVLQQGAGRVDALRALGLTTRAFPGHLSFGLDDASATTWTTTDTLLIENRAATAQEYSWSAAGSGSGVGLTASPSAFTLMPNDARQVVITLSVNNAIVPLVDEDIRIRDGLVFLNGTKDTIGIPWAFARTSQMLLSFAAPGPSFIGAGENSVILPVAPKLGPKVRWIDKLHVQVAGATAGAYDFLVSFPGTGALIVREQLPFTGSAAFHFDPAEAVHTVQLQGTDDTGAPFPPTEHTQRTLVASLPSGYALYGRFPTGSASLPISPASARVAFLPVESHFDWRDGGRVVLPQYAAFRGIGASSIRTPSGSGYVKQLLSFTLPPGTSMAKFYADVIAIETMGGQEFFNPVQIDYDTIQTQGEEVRLHLSMMGHQDPAHYTSLAFHINASDLSTDVLDYSTRYLTVSNDSILASLPSQRSPVISAFPNGGTMHFGRAPLHILSLSYNNLSGTSIQFGPNFRGSLLEDRYHDARRGTYVVYNAGWQPVHAGTIIAPREPIALPAAWHHLVLTSDNYFVRGFRGAVTLTNSVNLAHAMPDPPFITSFAVLGGDGLPTDSTGHESAPSLRFSSRLPMPGTLPVIDSTRVFYRNIRSGPWIPLTVSANGVSGSGVGTIFTSSLAGCTGKDSSAVDLRIRVVDEQGHASDMTVSPAFVVGAWNGGDPTGVEETGDIPLAFALAQNYPNPFNPSTVIRYTVGGGGGARTRTAILTRLQVFDLLGRHVATLVDEMKEPGDHEVRFEAAGLATGIYFYRLSAGGFVQTRTMILMR